In Parus major isolate Abel chromosome 3, Parus_major1.1, whole genome shotgun sequence, the following are encoded in one genomic region:
- the LOC107201159 gene encoding gallinacin-13-like isoform X2 — translation MKVILALFKQPEGHGVCISQHSLASSLQRKIHQGPFTPPRGGTPRRAMRVLQLLFAVLVILLLQGALARSLSDSQQCRSNRGHCRRLCFHMERWEGSCSNGRLRCCR, via the exons ATGAAGGTGATCCTTGCTCTGTTCAAGCAGCCTGAAGGACATGGGGTTTGCATTTCCCAGCACTCCCTGGCATCCAGCCTgcaaagaaaaatccatcaag GGCCCTTCACTCCTCCTCGGGGTGGAACCCCACGCCGAGCCATGCGGgttctccagctgctctttgcagTCCTTGTCATTCTCCTCCTCCAGGGCGCTCTGG ccagaAGCCTTTCAGACAGCCAGCAGTGCAGAAGCAACCGTGGCCACTGCCGGAGGCTCTGCTTCCACATGGAGCGCTGGGAAGGGAGCTGCAGCAACGGCCGCCTGCGCTGCTGCCGGTGA
- the LOC107201159 gene encoding gallinacin-13-like isoform X1, translating to MKVILALFKQPEGHGVCISQHSLASSLQRKIHQGPFTPPRGGTPRRAMRVLQLLFAVLVILLLQGALAARSLSDSQQCRSNRGHCRRLCFHMERWEGSCSNGRLRCCR from the exons ATGAAGGTGATCCTTGCTCTGTTCAAGCAGCCTGAAGGACATGGGGTTTGCATTTCCCAGCACTCCCTGGCATCCAGCCTgcaaagaaaaatccatcaag GGCCCTTCACTCCTCCTCGGGGTGGAACCCCACGCCGAGCCATGCGGgttctccagctgctctttgcagTCCTTGTCATTCTCCTCCTCCAGGGCGCTCTGG cagccagaAGCCTTTCAGACAGCCAGCAGTGCAGAAGCAACCGTGGCCACTGCCGGAGGCTCTGCTTCCACATGGAGCGCTGGGAAGGGAGCTGCAGCAACGGCCGCCTGCGCTGCTGCCGGTGA